A stretch of the Lolium perenne isolate Kyuss_39 chromosome 3, Kyuss_2.0, whole genome shotgun sequence genome encodes the following:
- the LOC127341224 gene encoding autophagy-related protein 18c: protein MSSQVSTSRGLHPPGNIMTFESPHRWPVSAPTGQADAGGNDDQEVRLLSVSWNQDCGCFAAGTSNGFRIFNCDPFKETFRRDLKSGGFGIVEMLFRCNILALVGGGSNVAYPSNKVMIWDDHKSRCIGEFAFRADVRAVKLGKDNIVIVLETKIYVYKLSDLKMLHQIDTQPNPRGLCCLSHHSNTSVLACPGLRQGHVRVEHFGLNLTKMIAAHDSHIACMALTMDGLLLATASMKGTLIRIFNTMDGSLLQEVRRGLDKAEIYSIALSPNVQWLAVSSDKGTVHIFSLKVRVAGEDSGHDIRTLEAPRMDHQNSSTSMDPLIQTNTGSNASSSLSFMKGILPRYFSSEWSFAQFHLPEVTRYIVAFGAQNTVMMVGLDGSFYRCIFDQVNGGQMSQKEYSRFLKADYAPLRTLSA, encoded by the exons ACATCATGACATTCGAGTCCCCTCACAGATGGCCAGTATCGGCACCTACGGGCCAGGCAGACGCGGGTGGCAACGATGACCAGGAGGTTAGGCTGCTGTCGGTTTCTTGGAACCAGGACTGCGGTTGCTTCGCTGCTGGCACCAGCAACGGGTTCAGGATCTTTAACTGCGACCCTTTTAAGGAGACCTTCAGGCGAGACCTCAAGAGTGGTGGGTTTGGGATTGTTGAGATGCTGTTCCGCTGCAACATCCTTGCCCTTGTAGGTGGCGGATCCAATGTGGCGTATCCGTCAAACAAGGTGATGATCTGGGATGATCACAAGAGCCGCTGTATTGGGGAGTTTGCCTTCCGTGCCGATGTCCGGGCTGTAAAGCTGGGGAAGGACAACATTGTGATTGTCCTTGAGACAAAGATATATGTGTACAAGCTCTCGGatttgaagatgctccatcagatTGATACCCAGCCAAATCCCAGAGGACTGTGCTGCCTCTCCCATCATTCTAATACTTCAGTGTTAGCCTGCCCTGGGCTGCGCCAGGGGCATGTTCGGGTAGAGCATTTCGGGCTGAATTTGACAAAGATGATCGCAGCTCATGATTCACACATTGCTTGCATGGCTTTGACTATGGATGGCCTCTTACTGGCAACGGCAAGTATGAAGGGTACCTTGATCAGAATATTCAACACAATGGATGGCAGTCTCCTGCAAGAG GTGCGAAGAGGCCTTGATAAGGCAGAGATATACAGCATTGCATTATCGCCCAATGTGCAGTGGTTGGCAGTGTCCAGTGACAAAGGAACGGTTCACATTTTCAGTCTAAAAGTCAGGGTCGCAGGTGAAGATTCAGGTCATGACATACGTACTCTCGAAGCTCCACGGATGGATCACCAGAACTCTTCTACCTCTATGGATCCTCTTATACAAACAAACACTGGATCCAATGCAAGCTCATCATTGTCTTTCATGAAAG GTATTCTGCCGAGGTATTTCAGCTCAGAGTGGTCATTTGCTCAGTTCCATTTACCCGAAGTCACACGTTACATTGTAGCTTTTGGTGCTCAGAACACTGTAATGATGGTTGGCTTGGATGGCAG CTTCTACAGGTGCATCTTTGACCAAGTGAACGGTGGGCAGATGTCGCAGAAGGAGTACTCCCGGTTTCTCAAGGCCGACTACGCCCCCTTGAGGACACTGAGTGCCTGA